In Streptomyces sp. NBC_01381, a genomic segment contains:
- a CDS encoding AAA family ATPase, translating into MRRDQRPGDRRYVSSASAARTGNLPLELNAFIGRSAELADLASALAAGRLVTVTGVGGVGKSRLASRVAADASPRDGAWLVELAAVRDPDLVEHAVADALRLTDHTHRPPRQVLLDHLAERDVLLVIDGFEHLVDACASLVRDLLVRSPGLRVLAVGRRPLDTGGERIFPLAPLPTADAAALFADRAAAGLAGFTLDEENGVDVAELCRRLDGIPLAVELAAGRLRSLSPAQLLDRLDDRFGLLTGIRRDAPPRHQTLRTAIGWSHELCTADERLLWSRLSVFCGPFDLEAAEYVCSGDGLRSDDVLDVLGELLAQSVVTREEGPTGVRYRMLDTVRAYGADWLAATGDDARMRRRHRDWYMGLATWCELDWFSPRQARVAALVGCELPNLRGALEYCLTEPDETHLGQYLAGSLWFYWVGCGRLAEGRHWLDRALELDGGHDDSRLKALWVLGYVAVLQGDTVAALGALQECRDEAERTGSAVAAAYAVHRIGCLALLGDDMPRAEALLRSALDQYHAIGELNSNVLMGQVELAMVLAFRGDLADAVDLCEDVRRVCEDHGELWTLAYALYVLGFAAWTRGEAATARDLVKRCLALDHSFHDLLGTVLAIELLALFTVADGDPAEAAVLQGAASRIWPSVGQPLFGSEYFGGPHVLCESQARERLGDARYEECRDAGARLTPDAAVARALGSGPEHAKTRRPTALEGRPGDGLKQGELRPGQRA; encoded by the coding sequence ATGCGACGCGATCAGCGCCCAGGCGACCGCCGGTACGTTTCTTCCGCCTCCGCGGCACGAACCGGCAACCTCCCCCTGGAGCTCAACGCCTTCATCGGACGGTCGGCCGAACTCGCGGATCTCGCCTCGGCGTTGGCGGCCGGACGCCTGGTCACGGTGACCGGCGTCGGCGGGGTCGGCAAGTCGCGCCTCGCCAGCCGGGTCGCCGCGGACGCCTCTCCCCGCGACGGCGCCTGGCTGGTGGAGCTCGCCGCCGTACGCGACCCGGATCTGGTGGAGCACGCGGTCGCCGACGCGCTGCGCCTCACCGACCACACGCACCGGCCGCCGCGCCAGGTGCTGCTCGACCATCTCGCGGAGCGGGACGTCCTGCTCGTCATCGACGGGTTCGAGCACCTGGTGGACGCCTGTGCCTCGCTGGTGCGGGATCTGCTGGTGCGCTCCCCCGGTCTTCGGGTCCTCGCGGTGGGGCGTCGGCCCCTGGACACCGGCGGCGAGCGGATCTTCCCGCTGGCGCCGCTGCCCACCGCGGACGCGGCCGCGCTCTTCGCCGACCGTGCGGCCGCGGGCCTCGCCGGCTTCACCCTGGACGAGGAGAACGGCGTCGACGTGGCGGAGCTGTGCCGCCGCCTCGACGGGATCCCACTGGCTGTCGAGCTGGCGGCCGGGCGGCTGCGGTCGCTGTCGCCGGCGCAGCTGCTCGACCGGCTCGACGACCGGTTCGGGCTCCTGACGGGAATCCGGCGGGACGCACCGCCGCGGCACCAGACCCTGCGTACGGCCATCGGCTGGAGCCATGAGCTGTGCACGGCCGACGAACGGCTGCTGTGGTCGCGGCTCTCGGTGTTCTGCGGCCCCTTCGACCTGGAGGCGGCCGAGTACGTCTGCAGCGGCGACGGGCTGCGCTCCGACGACGTCCTGGACGTGCTCGGCGAGCTGCTCGCGCAGTCCGTGGTGACCCGCGAGGAAGGACCGACAGGCGTGCGCTACCGCATGCTCGACACGGTCCGGGCGTACGGCGCCGACTGGCTGGCGGCGACGGGCGACGACGCCCGGATGCGGCGCCGCCACCGTGACTGGTACATGGGGCTCGCCACCTGGTGCGAGCTGGACTGGTTCTCGCCCCGGCAGGCGCGGGTCGCCGCGCTCGTCGGCTGCGAACTGCCCAATCTGCGGGGCGCGTTGGAGTACTGCCTGACCGAGCCGGACGAGACGCATCTGGGCCAGTACCTGGCGGGCAGCCTGTGGTTCTACTGGGTCGGCTGCGGGCGCCTCGCGGAGGGCAGGCACTGGCTGGACCGCGCCCTTGAGCTGGACGGCGGCCATGACGACTCCCGGCTGAAGGCGCTGTGGGTCCTTGGCTATGTGGCGGTCCTGCAGGGCGACACGGTCGCCGCGCTCGGCGCGCTGCAGGAGTGCAGGGACGAGGCGGAACGTACCGGCAGCGCCGTCGCCGCCGCGTACGCCGTGCACCGCATCGGGTGCCTCGCGCTGCTCGGCGACGACATGCCGCGCGCGGAAGCCTTGCTGCGCTCGGCCCTCGACCAGTACCACGCGATCGGCGAGCTGAACAGCAATGTCCTGATGGGCCAGGTCGAGCTGGCGATGGTGCTGGCCTTCCGGGGTGATCTGGCCGACGCGGTCGACCTGTGCGAGGACGTACGCCGGGTCTGCGAGGACCACGGCGAGCTTTGGACTCTCGCGTACGCGCTGTATGTCCTCGGCTTCGCGGCCTGGACGCGCGGCGAGGCGGCCACCGCCCGTGACCTGGTGAAGCGGTGCCTGGCCCTGGACCACTCCTTCCACGATCTGCTGGGCACGGTGCTCGCGATCGAGCTGCTTGCCCTGTTCACCGTGGCGGACGGCGATCCCGCCGAGGCGGCGGTGCTGCAGGGTGCCGCGTCCCGCATCTGGCCTTCGGTGGGCCAGCCGCTGTTCGGCTCCGAGTACTTCGGCGGGCCGCATGTGCTGTGCGAGTCGCAGGCCAGGGAGCGGCTGGGCGACGCGCGCTACGAGGAGTGCCGGGACGCCGGGGCGCGGCTCACGCCCGACGCGGCGGTGGCGCGGGCCCTCGGCAGCGGCCCCGAGCACGCAAAAACCCGTCGCCCGACCGCCCTCGAGGGGCGGCCGGGCGACGGGCTGAAGCAGGGAGAGCTACGTCCGGGTCAGCGGGCGTAG
- the rpsD gene encoding 30S ribosomal protein S4, with protein sequence MPNQSRPKVKKSRALGIALTPKAVKYFEARPYPPGEHGRGRKQNSDYKVRLLEKQRLRAQYDISEKQMARAYDRAKKAEGKTGEALVIELERRLDALVLRSGIARTIYQARQMVSHGHVEVNGGKVDKPSFRVRPDDVVMIRERSREKPLFQVAREGGFAPDGETPRYLQVNLKALAFRLDRDPNRKEIPVICDEQLVVEYYAR encoded by the coding sequence ATGCCGAACCAGTCCCGCCCCAAGGTCAAGAAGTCGCGTGCCCTCGGCATCGCGCTGACCCCGAAGGCCGTCAAGTACTTCGAGGCCCGTCCCTACCCGCCGGGCGAGCACGGCCGTGGGCGCAAGCAGAACTCGGACTACAAGGTCCGTCTGCTCGAGAAGCAGCGTCTGCGCGCGCAGTACGACATCAGCGAGAAGCAGATGGCCCGTGCCTACGACCGCGCCAAGAAGGCCGAAGGCAAGACCGGTGAGGCCCTGGTCATCGAGCTGGAGCGTCGTCTCGACGCCCTGGTTCTGCGTTCGGGCATCGCCCGCACGATCTACCAGGCCCGCCAGATGGTCAGCCACGGCCACGTCGAGGTCAACGGCGGCAAGGTCGACAAGCCGTCGTTCCGCGTCCGTCCCGACGACGTCGTGATGATCCGCGAGCGCAGCCGCGAGAAGCCGCTGTTCCAGGTCGCGCGTGAGGGTGGCTTCGCCCCCGACGGCGAGACCCCGCGTTACCTCCAGGTCAACCTGAAGGCCCTGGCCTTCCGTCTGGACCGTGACCCGAACCGCAAGGAGATCCCCGTGATCTGCGACGAGCAGCTCGTCGTCGAGTACTACGCCCGCTGA